GACTGGTTAGCCCCGGGGAAATACACGCTAATCGCCGGAATGTACGACTCCTCAACCAGCGAGCGGCTCCGCACAGCCGATGGGCACGATTACATCCTGCTGGGCGAAGTCGTCCTTCCATCTACGAAACGCTAAATCAGGATGCTTCCCGTCGAACAAAGTGGAGCTGCTGAGCGCTGATCTATGGCTTTGTTCGCAGGAGCGCGGCTACATTTTGTCCCAGAATCTTATCCTTCGCCTCCTGGGGAATCTTAGCGGCCTTAACCTTGGCCACCTCAGCGGCTGGCTCGAAGAAGGGGTAGTCTGAGCCATAGACGATGCGCCCAGCGCCAACTTTTTGGTAGGCGTATTCCAGGGCTTCGACAGAGGCGCCGGTGGTTTGAAAGGAGATCTTCGAGGCGCAAATTTGGTCGTCGTAGATGCCTCCAAGATGGGCAGCCATCACCTTAGGAGAATCATACAGCTCGATGATGTCCAGCAGCAGGTTTGGGGCTGATAGAGGCTGTTCACGGTTCAGCTCCACCTGTTTTTTCTTGGCCTCGTCTGTTGTTAACGGCTCCATAGCGGCACTGGTGACGTGGATAACCACTGGTATATCGTATTCTTTAGCTCGACGGACAATGGTCAGGGCTGAGGGGTGGTTCATCGGAAAGCCCTGGACGAGGGGATGCAGCTTGAGTCCGGCGAATTCAGGGGTGGACAGCCGATGTTCTATCTCGGAAAGGGCTGCTTCGGTGTCGAGGGGATAGACGCAGACGAAACCAGTGAATCTATCGGGGTGCTGTTTCACGACGCCAGCGACCCAGTCGTTGTTTGCTTTGACGGCAGCTGGTGTTCTGGGCAGGGACCAGATTATCGATCTTTTGATTTTAGCCTCATCCATCCTCTTCAGTAGCTCTGGTTCGGTAGCCTTGGCGAAGAATGGGGGAAGTTTTGGGATCATGTCCGGTATAATCACTGTGGCATGGGCGTCGATGATCATTATCTTGAAAACCTCCTCAGTGCTGACTTTAGGGGGTCCGCCTGGGCTGTCCCAGTGTGGTGATCAAACTTAATAGTAATAGAAAGAAGCTGGTAATGCTACTTATAATCAGACCCATCTTAAACGAGTCTGGATCGTAAACAAATAGCAATTCGTGGGAACCATGAGGTAACTCGATGGCCCGGAGCACGTAGTCGGCACGGTATATCTTTGCGGGCTGTCCATCAAGATAAGCTTTCCAGCCAGGGTAATAGGTTTCGCTCACCACTAAGATGCCGTCATCTGATGTTTTGGTCGCAATCTTCATCCGTTTGGGCGTATACTCCGTGATTATAACAGTTGCTGGCTGCTGTTGAGCAGGGGCAGCAGCCAGTTTGGGCTTTTCCTCAAGCACAGCTCCAGTGCCTGGATTGAACCCCTCAGACAATACCATAGCCAGAGCCTGCTCTGGGCTGTCAGCGACGCGTACCTGCTGAACGACATAAGCTCTCGGAAGGGCAAAAAGCATCTCGTACGTCTTTATATCACCCTCTTCAAAGACCAGCTTCACTCCCTGATCGAGTTTCGCTCTGGTCAGAATGTACTTCACATTCAAAAGTTGCCAGAGTCGCCATTCATGTGGTGAGTAGAGAAGCTGTTGCATTCGCTTTATCTGAAAGGGTGTGTCACCAGAGATGTTGGCCAAGCCAGTGAACATCCCGTAGTTTGGTGGCAGCACATGTTCGTCCTGGCCTCTCAGGCGAAAGAGGCCACTTTGATGTTCGAGAAAGGCCGTAGTGGACTTGATGGCCGCGCCAGGCACTGGCTGTGTTGGGCCGAAGTTATTTGACCAGTTGGCCGAAAATAGGTCCAATACAACCAGGGCCACGATGGCCGCACTGAACAGGGGAGCGTTTACCTTTCCCTGGAGACGTAAATAGAGAAGAGGAAAAGCGAGCAAGAGCAGGAGGGCCAAGGATTTATAGTTAGAAAGGATAGGCAGCAGGGCATTGAGTCCGAAGCTCCCAATGCTTCCCCAGTTTTGGAGTATTACTGGAAGGTAGGCAAGGAGAAGGAGGCCTAGGCTGACCAGGATCAGGCGCCGTGTATAAGATGCAGACTCGTTACTCAGGGTTCTACTGCTGCCGATGGATTGAAAACCAAAGCCAGCCAGTATGGAGCCAGTGAGGGAATACAGGAAGATAGCCCGTTCTTGATCCTGGAACATAGCGAAACCGGGGATTAAGGGGTATAAGAGGCGGTACAAGAATCCCTTATCACCCAGAGAGAGCAGGATCGAAAAGAGAAATAGTCCTATCCAGAAGAGGTGCTGCTTGCTGGGACGAGGGATGAGGAGGGCGAGGAGCAACGGCAGTATACCGATGTAAAGCGCCTTCTCGCCTCGCCAGGTGGGGAGCAAGATGCCGACCAGTGATTGCCAGTCATAACCCCAGCTGGCCACTTCGTAGGGGAGTTTATCTCTGACCGAGTGCGTCAACAGTTCCAGTGAGGGTATGAGCTGAACAGCTGCCAATCCGAAACCGATGAAAAGAAAAAGGGCGATACCCAAGAACCTTCTTCCCCATGTCCATCCGCCTACCCAACCGGAGTAAAGGATATAAAGTAGGCTGGTGTAGGTTATCAGCATAGCTGTCTGAGGATGACCACCCAGTATAGAAATACAGAAGACAATGCCGGCCGCAGTAAGGTACAAAAAATTCCCTTTATTGATACCGCGCTGAAGAAAGAGCAAGATAAGAGGTAACCAGATGACTGTGTCCAGGATGGGTAGTTGCAGGGCGGGATAAGAGGTGAGGAAGCCGCTGAAGGTAAACGTTATGGCCACTAGCAAAGCGCTGCGCCTGTCCTTAAGGAGCTCCCTGGCCAGGCCGTAGGTGAACAGGCATGCCAGGGCATAGGCGGCGATCACTCGCCATTCCAGAATGAGGAAAGAGAGTCCGTTTTGCCTGGCTATTAGGGCGGTGATGATGGTCAAAGGGTAAAGAACAGCTGTTTGGATGTCTGCCAAGAAAGGATGCCCGCTGAAGATATAAGGATTCCAGAGCGGTAGGTGTCCAGACGAGAGCTCCTTGACCGTATAAAAATGGAAAGGATAGAACTGGTTGGTGAAATCTCCAGGAACAATATATTGTCTGGCGCTGCTATCAGGAGTGATCAAGCGCCAGAAGAAGGCCAGGATGAGGGCGCCAAGCAGGGATAGGGCAGCAGCCTCCCGAAGGTATTCAGTGACATATGGGTATCTTCTGAGCCATGGCCCTAACAAATGTAGAATACTCGGATTTCGACGTTCTTTGAGGTCCGTTTCCGAGTCATCGTGTGGCTTTTTCGCGTGTTGTTTTGGCATGATACTCTATCTTAGAATGCTGCGTAAGATAGGCGGTTAGTCCCGCAGTACAGTGTTGGGCATGCTCCCGGATCGGGGGTCGGGTTGCCATATGGATTGTAGCTGAGGGTAATCCGCCGCTCGACCTTGCTACTGCTTCTGGGGGTGTCCGGAGGCCTCCTCCAGCCAGTTCCTTCCGTGGCAAATGGTATTAGCGCAGAAAGATGGTGCGTGACAGGCACCGCAGGTGGTGCGCTCCTCCTTCCCATGTTTCAGAATCCACTCTGGTGATTTGTGGGAAGGAGGCTCAGGTGGTAGGGTCTGTGGTGTCAACAGGGCAGTGGAGCTGCTTGATGCGGCCATGGGTATGGAATGACAGATATTACACTCTAGCCTTATTATCCGCCCATCGGCGCTGCGGTGCTTGCCATCATGACAGCGGAAACAGCCGGGGGAATCTACGTGTCCGATGTTATCCCAGTAGGTATCCCAGGTCACCTTCATGCTGGGGAAGACGTTCTCGCGGTATATCTGCTGAAGGGAAGTGATCGCTGTCTGAATAGCCTTTCCTTTAGCAGCATAAATATCAGGGTAAGAAGTCTTGTAATAACTATCTATCGCCCTGGCTATCCCCTCCATAGCTTGCTCGGTG
The DNA window shown above is from Chloroflexota bacterium and carries:
- a CDS encoding amidohydrolase family protein, with the translated sequence MIIDAHATVIIPDMIPKLPPFFAKATEPELLKRMDEAKIKRSIIWSLPRTPAAVKANNDWVAGVVKQHPDRFTGFVCVYPLDTEAALSEIEHRLSTPEFAGLKLHPLVQGFPMNHPSALTIVRRAKEYDIPVVIHVTSAAMEPLTTDEAKKKQVELNREQPLSAPNLLLDIIELYDSPKVMAAHLGGIYDDQICASKISFQTTGASVEALEYAYQKVGAGRIVYGSDYPFFEPAAEVAKVKAAKIPQEAKDKILGQNVAALLRTKP
- a CDS encoding YfhO family protein; its protein translation is MPKQHAKKPHDDSETDLKERRNPSILHLLGPWLRRYPYVTEYLREAAALSLLGALILAFFWRLITPDSSARQYIVPGDFTNQFYPFHFYTVKELSSGHLPLWNPYIFSGHPFLADIQTAVLYPLTIITALIARQNGLSFLILEWRVIAAYALACLFTYGLARELLKDRRSALLVAITFTFSGFLTSYPALQLPILDTVIWLPLILLFLQRGINKGNFLYLTAAGIVFCISILGGHPQTAMLITYTSLLYILYSGWVGGWTWGRRFLGIALFLFIGFGLAAVQLIPSLELLTHSVRDKLPYEVASWGYDWQSLVGILLPTWRGEKALYIGILPLLLALLIPRPSKQHLFWIGLFLFSILLSLGDKGFLYRLLYPLIPGFAMFQDQERAIFLYSLTGSILAGFGFQSIGSSRTLSNESASYTRRLILVSLGLLLLAYLPVILQNWGSIGSFGLNALLPILSNYKSLALLLLLAFPLLYLRLQGKVNAPLFSAAIVALVVLDLFSANWSNNFGPTQPVPGAAIKSTTAFLEHQSGLFRLRGQDEHVLPPNYGMFTGLANISGDTPFQIKRMQQLLYSPHEWRLWQLLNVKYILTRAKLDQGVKLVFEEGDIKTYEMLFALPRAYVVQQVRVADSPEQALAMVLSEGFNPGTGAVLEEKPKLAAAPAQQQPATVIITEYTPKRMKIATKTSDDGILVVSETYYPGWKAYLDGQPAKIYRADYVLRAIELPHGSHELLFVYDPDSFKMGLIISSITSFFLLLLSLITTLGQPRRTP